GGGAAAGCCGCCGGTCCCGCTGTCGTTGATGTTGACGGGCGGGATCGGCGCGCCGGGATCCGTGCTGCCGTCGGCGTTCCAGTCCGCGGAGACGTTGAGTTCGCCGTGGGTCTTCCAGCCGAGCGTGTTGACGTACACGAAGGTGTTCTGGTTGTCCGAAGGGTCCAGGACGGTCGGCTCGGCGAGCCGGTTCTCGACCAGGTCGGGCAACGGGGCGACGCCGCGGGTCGCGCCGTCCATCGCGATCCTGGGCGGTGAGTAGTCGAGGATGTACCCGCCCCCGACGCGCTCGATCCCGCGCACGTGGTCGTAGTTCATGACGCTCACGAAGTTCGGTGAGCAGTTGGGATGCCTCTCGACCCCGCCGTGCTGCAGGTTCAGGTTGTGGCCGAGCTCGTGCATGAGGCCACCGGCGGCCGGCGAGAACACGACGAAGTCGTTCCCGCCGATCTCACCCAGTCCGCCGAGCTTTTGCACTCCGTCGGCGTCCTCGTCGCAGAGGGCACCCTGCTGCGGCTCGCCCGCCTTCGAGTAGGCGACCGACTGGGCGTAGCGAAAGATCCACCGCCTGCTCCGGTCGAAGTTCACCTTCTTCGAGGCGTAGAAGTTCTCGCCGAGCTCGCAGGTGTCCGGCGAGCCGGAGAGGATCTGACCGCCGCCGAGGTTCTCCCCGGCCTGGCAGTCCGGGTCGGCGGCGTTCTTCAGCCCGTCATTGTCGTTGTCCTGGTCGTCGGCGCAGTTGGGACGGGGGTCCTCGTAGCTCCCCTCCAGGGGTTCCTTGCCGCTGCACTGGCCGTCCAGGCCGTCGGCCCGTCCGTCCTGGTCGTCGTTGTCCCGTCCGTCCGCACAGTCGCTCACCGGCGGCCGGCCTTCGCTGCCGTTCCTGTCGTACTGCCCGCCGGTGTCGACGTGCAGGTTGATACCGGGTCTGCCGTCGGGGTTGGGTGGCGCGTTCACCCCGCCCGGCCTCGCGCCGGCCTTCGAGCCGGCGGTGATGGGTGCCGCCGCGAACGCGGCCTTGAGGCCCTGGATGGTCGCGCGGGTCGGCGCGTGGCCCGCCTGGGAGTCGATTTCGAGGAAGATGTCCTTGTGGTTGGGGTCGGCGCCCATCTTCGGCAGGTCGACGTCGACGATGCCGTCGTCATCGTCGTTGTAGCCGTTGCGCTCCCAGCCGTCGAGCAGGCCGTCGCCGTCGGCGTCACCGTTCTCGGAGATGCTGCTGACCTCCCAGCACACCTTGACCCGGGGCCCGTCGTTCTCGCTGCCGTCCTCGCCGTCGCCGGTCGAGCAGGACCTCGGCCAGCTGACGTCGTGGTCGGTGGTGGCGCGAGCGTCCTGCCACTTCCCGTCGACGTAGGAGACGAGGAGGTCCAGGTTGTTGTTGTCGTCGTGTTCGCTGGCGTCACCCAGGTCGTCGCCGCCCGGGGCGGCGTCCTCGTCCCAGACCTGGATGGTGACCGGCACCTTCTGGACGTCGGCCGGTAGCTGGGCCGAGACCGTTCAGAACGGGTCGATGTCCCCGCTGTCGTCCCATGTCGGGGTGCGGTGTTCCTCGCCGTTGATGAACGCCTTCACGAAGAAGTCGGCATGGCCTTCGAAAAGTCCCTCCAGTCCCACCGCGTCGCAGTCGTCGACGCACTCGACGTGGGTGATGGTGATGGAGAACGGGCGGGTGCCGGCGGCGTGCGCCATCGCCGGCGCGAGCGCCAGCGTGAGCAGGACGACCATCAAGGCCGCCAGGCTCCGCAGCCGCTTCGCGGTTCGGTGCATAGGAGTCCCTCTCGTCGCGGATCGCGTCCGGGGATTGTGGGAGGCGGCTATCCGCAGATCGTTCGAGAGCGAACAGACTCCTGAGGGGAATCCGCCGAAGGCCGCACCGCACAGTGTGCCCACCCTTTTTCCACCGCCACGGCCGCACCGCTCGGACGTTCACCAAAATTGCGTACGACGACTTCTCCGCATTGCCTTTTCCGGGAATCTCGTGTTCATGACGGAATGTCGGACGATATGTGTACGTATCTGATTCTCTGCGCAACCCGGTACCGGAGCTCCAGGGACCAACCGATCCTTCCAAAATGAGGTTCTGAGTCGTCGTAGGCAGATGACGCTGCAGGTAAGTTGGAGCAGGCCGTGGTGGAGGTCGGCATGTGTCTCGTAGCCCGCCGACCGTGATCCTCCGGCCCCGCTGCAGTCACTTCGCCAGATCGGCGGACAGGAAGGGAGCAAGGAGCGCGAACAACGCGTCGGGGCGGTCGAGGGGGATGATGTGGCCGCAGTCCTGGAGACTGTGTCCGACCAGGTCGTCGGCGATGGGTCGGAGTTGGCGTTCGAGCCCGGTGCCGACGGGGTGGGAGCCGACGGCCATGGTGGGCATGGTCAGCCGAGCCGTCGCGACGGCGTCCTGGATCTGCTGCGCGCTGGTGGGCAGGGCCCGGTAGTAGGAGAACGCGCAGCGGAGCACATGGCCGAGATCGACCACGCCAACGAAGCCGCCGACCAGGACCTCGATGAGGGATAGGCGAGCCGGTTCCACGCTCAGTACCGGTGGTTCGGGCTCTCGATGTAGCCGGCGTCGCCGCCCTGACGCCACGTAGCAGCTGGAGGGGGTGCCGCCGGCGCAGTAGCCCGCGACGGACGACGGAGAGATGGTGTTCGAGGACGGCATCTCCCGGTTCTGCGCTTCGCCCGTCGGCCTCACGGACCCTGCGGGCTTCACCGTCCGCCCGCCCCCGTGACGTCCCGCCGCCGGTCCCGTCCGGCCGGGGCCTGGGCCGGACCCGCCGATTCGGCCGCGCCCCGGTAGGCGAAGCGGGGCAGCAGCAGTTGGGCGACCGGGCCGACCGCGAGGGCGTAGAGCACGGTGCCGACGCCGACCCGGCCGCCGAGCAGCCAGCCCGCGGCCAGGACGGTCAGTTCGATCACGGTCCGGACGAAGCGCAGCGAGCGCCCGGTGACCGCGGCGGCGCCGGTCATCAGCCCGTCGCGCGGCCCGGGACCGAGGCGTGCCCCGACATAGACGGCGATGGCGAGGGCGTTGACCGCGATGCCGGCCGCCAGCAGGACGCTCCGGGCGGCGAGGCCCTGGTAGGGCGGGACGAGCAGCAGGCCCAGATCGGAGGAGAGGGCCAGGACGGCGATGTTGGCGAAGGTGCCGAAGGTCGGCCGCTGCCGGAGCGGGATCCACCCCAGCAGGGCGAGGACCCCGACCACGGCGCTGATCGTGCCGAAGCTGAGCGGGGTGTGCCTGGTCAGCCCGTCGTACAGAACGCTCCACGGGTTGACGCCGAGCGAGGCGCGGACCAGCAGCGCCAGGCTGAACCCGTACAGCGCGAGGCCGGAGAGGAGTTGGGGCAGGCGGCGGAGCGGGCGCTCGCCGAGCGGGAGGTAGCCGAGTGGGGGCAGGGTGGTGCGGGTGCTGGCCAACTGACTCTCCGGTGCGGGGATCGGGCTGCGGGCGGGCGCGGTGACGGCCCGGGCGGGGTGACCGCCCGGGCGGGGTGACCGCCCGGGCGGGGTGACGGCCCGGGCGCGTCGACCGCCCGGTACGGCTCGAACCTAGAGCGGCGCACCGCACCACGTCCTGGTCCACCTGGGGCAAACTGGACCAGTGCGAATCGGAGTGGAGCAACTGGTCAGGGCGCTCGGCGAGTGGCAGGCCGGCGCCGTCCCGCTGGTGGATGCGCTGGACGGCGCCCTGCGGGAGGCCGTGCTGGACGGGCGGCTGGCGGTCGGCAGTGCCCTGCCGGCCGAGCGCCGGATCGCCGACGCGCTCGGCGTCAGCCGGGGCACGGTGGTGGCAGCACTGGACCGGCTGCGGGACGGCGGCTGGGTGCGGACCAGACACGGCAGCGCCAGTACCGTGCAGTTGCCGCCCAGCTCCGCCGAGCGGTTCGCGCCCCCGTCGGCGGACGGCAGCGGCGAGTCGATCGACCTGCGCAGGGCCGTCCCCGCCGCCCCGCGGGCCGAGTACCTCGCCGCCACGGCACGCGCGGCCCGGCGGGCCGGCCCCGCGCTGGCGCAGGGCGGCCACTGCGGCGCCGGGCTGCCCGAACTCCGGGAGGCGATCGCCGCGCGCTACACCCGCGAGGGTCTCCCCACCCGGGCCGAGCAGATCCTGGTGACCTCCGGCGCCCGCGCCGCGCTCGCCCTGCTCGCCGCTCAGCTGCGCCCCCGGGTGGCCGCCGTCGAGAACCCGACGTATCCGCGCGCCGCCGCCGTCCTGCGCGCCGCCGGGGCCCGCCTGTCCGGCCTGCGGGTCACCACCGAGGGCTGGGACGAGGACCAGCTGCGGGCCGCGTTCGCCACCGCGCGAGGCGGACTGGCCTATCTGGTCCCGGACTTCCAGAACCCGACGGGCGCGCTGATGGACACCCCCACCAGGCAGCTGGTCGCCGAGGCGGCGGCCGAGCACCGGGTGACGGTGGTGGCCGACGAGACCCTGCGCGACCTGCACCTGTCCGGGCCTGCGCCGCTGCCTGCGCGGATCCCGCGGGCGGTGCTGGTCGGCTCGGCCAGCAAGGCCGTCTGGGCCGGGCTGCGGGTGGGCTGGATCAGGGCCCCCGGCACGGCGCTGATCGGCGAGCTCCTGCACCACCCGCTCTGCGAGCCGCTCTCGGCGCCGCCGATGGAACAGCTCGTCGCCGTCGAACTCCTCGACGCCCTCGAACCGTTGCTCGAGCGGCGCCGGGCCGAACTGCTCATCCAGCGCGACCACCTGGCCGGACGGCTGGCGGACGACGCCCGCTGGCGGTTCACGGTGCCGCAGGGCGGCCTGGTGCTGTGGCTCAGGCTGAACGGCCTGCGGGCCGACACCGTGACGGCCCGGGCGAGCGCCGCCGGGCTCCACCTCGCGCCCGGCAGCAGTTTCGCCGTGGACGGCACGCTCGCCCGCTACCTGCGGGTGCCCTGGACGCCGCCGACGGCGACCCTGGACCGGATCGCCGACCTCCTCGACGAGGCCTGCGCGCCGCCCGTCCACTGACGGCCCGGCACCGGGAGCACCGGTACCGGGCCGTGCGGGGGGCCAACACCGAACCGGCCTGCCGGCCCGGCCGTCAGCAGATCCTGGGCAGCTGCTCACCGATCGGCAGATCCACCACCCGGGTACCACCGAGCCCGGTGCGCGCGACCACCATCCCGGGGTGGTCGGCGACGCACTCGCCGATCACGGCCGCCCGGGCGCCGAGCGGGTGGGTCCGCATCGCCGCCAGCACGGCGTCGGCGTGCCGGCGCGGGACGAAGGCCACCAACTTGCCCTCGTTCGCGACGTACATCGGGTCCAGGCCGAGGATGGCGCAGGCATTGGCCACCTCGTCCGGCACCGGGACGCTGCGCTCCTGGACCAGGACGCCGACACCGGCCGCGACGGCGATCTCGTTGAGCGCCGCACCGAGCCCGCCCCGGGTGGGGTCACGCAGCACGTGCAGGTCGGGGGTGACCGCGAGCATCGCCTCCACCAGCCCGCCGAGGGCGGCGCAGTCGCTCTCGATCCGGACCCCGAACTCCAGGCCCTCGCGCACGCTCATCACCGCGACGCCGTGCACCCCGATGTCGCCGCTGACGATCACCACGTCGCCCGGCTCGGCCCGCTGCGCGCGGATGTCGACGCCGGCCGGGATCAGGCCGATCCCGGCGGTGTTGAGGTAGATCCCGTCCCCGTGGCCGGCCTCGACCACCTTGGTGTCGCCGGTCACCACCTCGACGCCGGCCCGGCGGGCGGCCGCGCCGAGTGCCTGGGCGACCCGGGCGACCACCGCCATCTCCACGCCCTCCTCCAGGATGAAGGCGCAGGACAGGTAGGCCGGCCGGGCCCCGCTCATGGCGAGGTCGTTGACGGTGCCGTTGACCGCGAGGTCGCCGATGCTGCCGCCGGGGAAGAACAGCGGCCGCACCACGAACGAGTCGGTGGAGAAGGCGAGCCGGGCGCCGCCGAGGGTGAGCGCCGCCGAGTCGCCGAGCGAGGCCAGCAGCGGTCCGCCGAAGGCGGGGGCGAAGACGTGCTCGACGAGTTCGGCGGACATCGCCCCGCCGCCGCCGTGGCCCATCACCACCCGGGGGTGGTCCCGCAAGGGCAGCGGGCAGCTCCAGTTGGCGAAGTCGGGTGCCGCGGGGGCGGTGACGGTGGTCGTGGTGTCAGGCAACGGGGCTCGCCTCCAGCGGAACGACCGGCAGCGACCTGGCCGGCAGGGGTGCGGCGGGCAGGCCGAGCCGCCGGTAGAGGTAATAGGCCGCACAGGCGCCCTCGCTGGAGACCATGGTGGCGCCGAGCGGGTTGCGCGGGGTGCAGGTGGTGCCGAAGGCCTCGCACTGGTTCGGCTTCAGCAGGCCCTGGAGGACTTCACCGCTGCGGCACTCGGCCGGCTCGACGGTGGTGATGCCGGAGACCTGGAACCGGTGCTCGGCGTCCTGGTCGCGGTAGCGCGGCGACAGCCGCCAACCGCTCTGCGGGATCACCCCGATGCCGCGCCAGGCACGGTCGGTGACCTCGAAGACGTCCGCCAGCATGGCCTTGGCGGCGGGGTTGCCCTCCGGCCGCACCGCCCGCTGGTAGGCGTTCTCGACGGTGTGCTCGCCGCGCTCCAACTGTCGTACGGTGCGGCGGATCCCCTCCAGGATGTCGAGCGGTTCGAAGCCGGTCACCACGATCGGCACCCGGTGCCGTTCGGCCAGCTCCGGGTACTCCTCCACGCCCATCACGCTGCAGACGTGGCCGGCCGCCAGGAAGCCCTGGACCCGGCAGTCCGGCGAGGTCATGATCGCTTCGATGGCGGGCGGCACCCGCACGTGCGAGACCAGCAGGCTGAAGTTGCGGATCCCGAGCTTGCGCGCCTGGTAGACGGTCATGGCGTTGGGTGGCGCGGTGGTCTCGAAGCCGATGCCGAAGAAGACCACCTCCCGATCCGGGTTCTGCTGGGCGATCCGCAGCGCGTCCAGCGGCGAGTACACCACTCGGACATCCCCGCCCTCGCCGCGCACCCGGAAGAGGTCCCGGTCGGTGCCGGGCACCCGCAGCATGTCACCGAAGGAGCAGAAGATCACGCCGGGCCTGGAGGCGATCTCCAGCGCCTTGTCGATCACCTCAAGCGGCGTCACGCACACCGGACACCCCGGGCCGTGAATCAACTCAACTCCCTCCGGGAGGAGTTGGTCGATGCCGTGCCGGATGATGGTGTGCGTCTGACCGCCGCAGACCTCCATCAGCGCCCACGGCCTGGTCACCGTCGCGCGGATGTCGTCCAGCAGCCGACGGGCCAGCTCCGGATCCCGGAACTCCTCCAGGTACTTCACTCCTGCACCTCCTTCGCGGCGGCGCCCGCGCCCGCGGCCGCCTCCCACGGGTCGCCGAACTCCTCCTGCAGCAGGCCGAGTTCGTTGAACAGCTCCAGCGTCTTGCGGGCCGACTCCTCGTCCAGCCGCTGCAGGGCGAACCCCACGTGGACGATGGCGTACTCACCCACCGCCAGGTCCGGCAGGTACTCCAGGCACACGTCCTTGACCACGCCGCCGAAGTCGACGACGGCCATCCGGGTACCGTCCCGCTCCTCGATCTCCACAACCCTTCCGGGTACTGCCAGGCACATCCGGCTCTCCTTCACTGCTCCGCGACCGGTCGAACTGCTCACCCGCTGTTCAGGACTGGGCCTGCTCCGCCTCCCCCGCCGCGAGACGCGCGGCCACCATCAGCTGCCCGAGCGCCAGCCCGCCGTCGTTCGGCGGGACCAGCCGGTGGCGCAGCACGGTGAAG
The sequence above is a segment of the Kitasatospora sp. NBC_00240 genome. Coding sequences within it:
- a CDS encoding PLP-dependent aminotransferase family protein, which gives rise to MRIGVEQLVRALGEWQAGAVPLVDALDGALREAVLDGRLAVGSALPAERRIADALGVSRGTVVAALDRLRDGGWVRTRHGSASTVQLPPSSAERFAPPSADGSGESIDLRRAVPAAPRAEYLAATARAARRAGPALAQGGHCGAGLPELREAIAARYTREGLPTRAEQILVTSGARAALALLAAQLRPRVAAVENPTYPRAAAVLRAAGARLSGLRVTTEGWDEDQLRAAFATARGGLAYLVPDFQNPTGALMDTPTRQLVAEAAAEHRVTVVADETLRDLHLSGPAPLPARIPRAVLVGSASKAVWAGLRVGWIRAPGTALIGELLHHPLCEPLSAPPMEQLVAVELLDALEPLLERRRAELLIQRDHLAGRLADDARWRFTVPQGGLVLWLRLNGLRADTVTARASAAGLHLAPGSSFAVDGTLARYLRVPWTPPTATLDRIADLLDEACAPPVH
- the hypE gene encoding hydrogenase expression/formation protein HypE, encoding MGHGGGGAMSAELVEHVFAPAFGGPLLASLGDSAALTLGGARLAFSTDSFVVRPLFFPGGSIGDLAVNGTVNDLAMSGARPAYLSCAFILEEGVEMAVVARVAQALGAAARRAGVEVVTGDTKVVEAGHGDGIYLNTAGIGLIPAGVDIRAQRAEPGDVVIVSGDIGVHGVAVMSVREGLEFGVRIESDCAALGGLVEAMLAVTPDLHVLRDPTRGGLGAALNEIAVAAGVGVLVQERSVPVPDEVANACAILGLDPMYVANEGKLVAFVPRRHADAVLAAMRTHPLGARAAVIGECVADHPGMVVARTGLGGTRVVDLPIGEQLPRIC
- the hypD gene encoding hydrogenase formation protein HypD, whose translation is MKYLEEFRDPELARRLLDDIRATVTRPWALMEVCGGQTHTIIRHGIDQLLPEGVELIHGPGCPVCVTPLEVIDKALEIASRPGVIFCSFGDMLRVPGTDRDLFRVRGEGGDVRVVYSPLDALRIAQQNPDREVVFFGIGFETTAPPNAMTVYQARKLGIRNFSLLVSHVRVPPAIEAIMTSPDCRVQGFLAAGHVCSVMGVEEYPELAERHRVPIVVTGFEPLDILEGIRRTVRQLERGEHTVENAYQRAVRPEGNPAAKAMLADVFEVTDRAWRGIGVIPQSGWRLSPRYRDQDAEHRFQVSGITTVEPAECRSGEVLQGLLKPNQCEAFGTTCTPRNPLGATMVSSEGACAAYYLYRRLGLPAAPLPARSLPVVPLEASPVA
- a CDS encoding HypC/HybG/HupF family hydrogenase formation chaperone, with product MCLAVPGRVVEIEERDGTRMAVVDFGGVVKDVCLEYLPDLAVGEYAIVHVGFALQRLDEESARKTLELFNELGLLQEEFGDPWEAAAGAGAAAKEVQE